In Armatimonadota bacterium, the following proteins share a genomic window:
- a CDS encoding DUF2905 domain-containing protein — MGELSLIGRMLVAFGVLLIVAGLLVGALGKVAGGRVPRLPGDILIQRGNTIFYFPIVTSLLLSLILTLLLTLVFRRP; from the coding sequence GTGGGAGAGCTGAGCCTCATCGGCCGGATGCTGGTGGCCTTTGGCGTCCTGCTCATCGTGGCGGGCCTGCTGGTGGGGGCGCTGGGTAAGGTCGCCGGGGGGAGGGTGCCCCGTCTCCCGGGAGACATCCTCATCCAGCGAGGGAACACCATCTTCTACTTTCCCATCGTCACCAGTTTGCTCCTCAGCCTGATCCTGACGCTGCTGCTTACGCTGGTCTTCCGGCGGCCCTGA